Proteins encoded by one window of Sediminicoccus rosea:
- a CDS encoding ATP-binding protein has translation MTIRALHLRAELAEMPRLADWVAAQAPGLGLTERQLYAIQLCLEEVVANLVMHARPATARGISVTVRIEPAPLRVTVEDDALPFDLTVAAPAGPPPSLEAATPGGLGLGLVTAYTTAREYRAEAGRNRLVLHFG, from the coding sequence GTGACCATCCGCGCGCTGCATCTCCGCGCCGAATTGGCGGAGATGCCGCGCCTCGCGGATTGGGTCGCGGCGCAGGCGCCCGGCCTCGGGCTGACGGAGCGGCAGCTTTACGCCATCCAGCTCTGCCTGGAGGAGGTGGTGGCGAACCTCGTCATGCATGCCCGCCCCGCCACGGCGCGCGGCATCTCGGTCACGGTGCGGATCGAGCCGGCGCCGCTGCGCGTGACGGTGGAGGATGACGCCCTGCCCTTCGACCTGACGGTGGCCGCGCCGGCGGGCCCGCCCCCTTCCCTGGAAGCGGCGACGCCCGGCGGCCTCGGCCTCGGGCTGGTCACGGCCTATACCACCGCGCGCGAATACCGGGCGGAGGCGGGGCGCAACCGGCTCGTGCTGCATTTCGGCTGA
- a CDS encoding biotin/lipoate--protein ligase family protein: protein MHTGHQGGGDTLPPLPSLFAPVMLREGGDAMARAVELAPEGASPIASGAGTLVWVRALNRAEAAVVLEPDRPLGPARLAYLAAANALADTLSAIAPPELPVTWRWPGTLAVNGGVVGQMRLALPEGATEDAIPDWMVVGFELRLAWPESVTPGERPGETSLQEEGFEDLTPAGLTEAWARHLMANMDEWNARGPRRVAEKYLARLEEAAGEKGVKRGIDPNTGALVIHREGGRETWPIS, encoded by the coding sequence GTGCATACCGGCCACCAGGGAGGGGGCGACACCCTGCCGCCACTGCCCAGCCTCTTCGCGCCCGTGATGCTGCGCGAGGGGGGCGATGCCATGGCCCGCGCGGTGGAACTGGCGCCCGAGGGGGCTTCGCCCATCGCCAGCGGGGCCGGCACGCTGGTCTGGGTCCGCGCCCTGAACCGTGCCGAGGCGGCGGTGGTGCTGGAGCCCGACCGGCCGCTCGGCCCCGCGCGCCTTGCCTATCTCGCCGCCGCCAATGCCCTGGCCGATACGCTCTCGGCCATCGCCCCGCCCGAGCTGCCGGTCACCTGGCGCTGGCCAGGCACGCTGGCCGTGAATGGCGGCGTGGTGGGGCAGATGCGCCTCGCCTTGCCCGAGGGCGCAACCGAGGACGCCATCCCCGACTGGATGGTGGTGGGCTTCGAGCTGCGGCTCGCTTGGCCGGAATCGGTGACGCCGGGCGAGCGCCCGGGCGAAACCTCCCTCCAGGAGGAAGGCTTCGAGGACCTCACTCCCGCCGGGCTGACCGAGGCCTGGGCGCGGCATCTGATGGCCAACATGGATGAGTGGAACGCCCGCGGCCCGCGCCGCGTGGCCGAGAAATACCTGGCCCGGCTGGAGGAAGCGGCGGGCGAGAAGGGCGTGAAGCGCGGCATCGACCCCAACACGGGCGCGCTGGTGATCCACCGCGAGGGGGGGCGCGAGACATGGCCCATCTCCTGA
- a CDS encoding twin-arginine translocation signal domain-containing protein — translation MANEQETAGKRRGFLKTLGFGTAAAAAAVTPALAQRADSVPARDARKENAATRVAARYQPNSPSVQAFYRTNRYET, via the coding sequence ATGGCGAATGAACAGGAGACGGCCGGCAAGCGCCGTGGGTTCCTCAAGACCTTGGGCTTCGGCACCGCCGCCGCGGCGGCGGCCGTGACGCCGGCGCTGGCGCAGCGCGCCGATTCCGTGCCGGCGCGTGACGCCCGCAAGGAGAACGCGGCCACCCGCGTCGCGGCGCGCTACCAGCCCAACTCGCCCTCGGTGCAGGCCTTCTACCGCACCAACCGCTACGAAACCTGA
- a CDS encoding MBL fold metallo-hydrolase, with translation MTLRRRPLLAAPALLAAAPALAQAPATAPVAQAPGWFRFRVGGFTVTTISDGFARRNIEGLVLNAPADTVRAVLAESFLPTDHYIGPYNVTFVDTGRLLIAFDAGTGGQLTPTAGRLGANMAAAGLDPARVGLVIVTHCHQDHIHGLTTAEGAAAFPNAEIAIAAEEFAWWSDAANESRSPQGQRVNFANVARRFAPYQGRIRRFAPGAEVSPGITSVPAFGHSPGHTVFRVSDGGEQFLVLADITHRPELFARRPDYASLFDFDGAAAGASRRRILDMAATDRIRVTGYHFPFPATGHLAREGEGYRFHRDAWG, from the coding sequence ATGACCCTGCGCCGCCGCCCCCTGCTCGCCGCGCCCGCCCTGCTCGCGGCGGCCCCCGCCCTGGCCCAGGCGCCAGCGACCGCGCCGGTCGCACAGGCGCCGGGCTGGTTCCGCTTCCGGGTGGGCGGCTTCACCGTCACCACCATCTCGGACGGCTTCGCCCGCCGCAACATCGAGGGGTTGGTGCTGAACGCGCCCGCTGACACGGTGCGCGCCGTTCTGGCGGAATCCTTCCTGCCGACGGATCATTACATCGGGCCCTACAACGTCACCTTCGTGGACACGGGCCGGCTGCTCATCGCCTTCGATGCCGGCACGGGCGGGCAGCTCACGCCCACCGCCGGGCGGCTTGGTGCCAACATGGCGGCGGCGGGGCTGGATCCCGCGCGCGTCGGGCTCGTCATCGTCACCCATTGCCACCAGGACCATATCCACGGCCTGACCACCGCCGAGGGCGCGGCCGCCTTCCCGAACGCCGAGATCGCCATCGCCGCCGAGGAATTCGCCTGGTGGAGCGATGCGGCGAATGAAAGCCGCAGCCCGCAGGGGCAGCGGGTGAACTTCGCCAATGTCGCGCGCCGCTTCGCGCCCTATCAGGGCCGCATCCGCCGCTTCGCCCCGGGCGCCGAGGTCTCGCCCGGCATCACCAGCGTGCCGGCCTTCGGCCATTCGCCCGGCCATACCGTGTTCCGCGTGAGCGATGGCGGTGAGCAGTTCCTGGTGCTGGCCGACATCACCCACCGGCCCGAGCTCTTCGCCCGCCGCCCCGACTATGCCTCGCTGTTCGACTTCGACGGCGCGGCGGCAGGGGCCAGCCGGCGGCGCATCCTCGACATGGCGGCGACGGACCGCATCCGCGTCACCGGCTATCATTTCCCCTTCCCGGCCACCGGGCATCTCGCGCGCGAGGGCGAGGGGTATCGCTTCCATCGCGACGCCTGGGGCTGA
- a CDS encoding STAS domain-containing protein: MDISFEQLPSGVAVIRLKGRLDIMGAMKIDVQFSAVTAANRAVVVDLGGVEFLASMGLRTLIMGAKSMRSKSGRMVLYRPIPLVEEVLVTSGTTTLIPIAHDLAEAEAQAQAQA, from the coding sequence GTGGATATCAGCTTCGAGCAGTTGCCCTCGGGCGTCGCCGTCATCCGGCTCAAGGGCCGGCTGGACATCATGGGCGCGATGAAGATCGACGTGCAGTTTTCCGCCGTCACCGCCGCCAACCGGGCCGTGGTGGTGGATCTGGGCGGAGTCGAGTTCCTCGCCTCGATGGGCCTGCGCACGCTGATCATGGGGGCCAAGTCCATGCGCAGCAAATCCGGCCGCATGGTGCTCTACCGCCCGATTCCCCTCGTCGAGGAGGTCCTGGTGACCAGCGGCACCACGACCCTCATCCCCATCGCGCATGACCTGGCCGAAGCGGAGGCCCAGGCCCAGGCCCAGGCGTGA
- a CDS encoding DUF3306 domain-containing protein gives MPEEAEKLGFLSRWSRRKRGEEVPEPEPPAPPVQAQPEPEPEPVAEAPPPEPEFDISTLPPIETLDASSDFTVFLKPGVPQALRNAALRKAWLADPLIRDYMSPLDYAWDFNTPGGLPHGFSNVLAETGEALRKLVNQAIGEMEAEEEKPAEPPPGALALAEAGQPQPEGEPPPAEEPLLVEGPSASDDSQDILALDPIRLSEAPLPVPPPTLEEPPPPPRRRHGGAMPA, from the coding sequence ATGCCGGAGGAGGCGGAAAAGCTCGGCTTCCTGAGCCGCTGGTCGCGCCGCAAGCGCGGCGAGGAGGTGCCAGAGCCCGAACCACCCGCCCCGCCGGTCCAGGCGCAGCCGGAGCCCGAGCCCGAACCGGTGGCCGAGGCGCCGCCGCCCGAGCCGGAATTCGACATCTCCACCCTGCCGCCCATCGAGACGCTGGATGCGAGCAGCGACTTCACCGTCTTCCTCAAGCCCGGCGTGCCCCAGGCGCTGCGGAATGCCGCGCTGCGCAAGGCCTGGCTCGCTGATCCGCTGATCCGCGACTACATGAGCCCGCTCGACTACGCCTGGGACTTCAACACCCCGGGCGGCCTGCCGCATGGCTTCAGCAATGTGCTGGCCGAGACGGGCGAGGCGCTGCGGAAGCTGGTCAACCAGGCCATCGGCGAGATGGAGGCGGAGGAGGAGAAGCCGGCCGAACCGCCGCCCGGCGCCCTGGCCCTGGCCGAGGCCGGCCAGCCACAGCCGGAAGGCGAGCCGCCGCCGGCGGAAGAGCCCCTGCTGGTGGAAGGACCGTCCGCTTCGGATGACAGCCAGGACATCTTGGCGCTGGACCCGATCCGCCTGAGCGAGGCGCCGCTGCCGGTGCCGCCGCCCACGCTGGAGGAGCCGCCGCCGCCGCCCCGGCGCCGCCATGGCGGCGCCATGCCCGCCTGA
- a CDS encoding undecaprenyl-diphosphate phosphatase yields the protein MFNAFLMGVVEGLTEFLPISSTGHLILLGELLDFQGPPGKVFEISIQLGAILAVILVFWRKLWDVARGMWKPRTPERYFAVNIALAFLPAMVIGATLHGTITALLFNPWVVSIALIVGGIAIIVIERTIRVPTIRSVPEIGPLAAILIGFGQALAMIPGTSRSGATIITALLCGVDRKTAAEFSFILAIPTMLAAAAYSLLKARNELSLEGIGQIGIGFVTAFVVALVTVRAVLAVISRIGFTPFGWYRIVIGTVMLVALSLG from the coding sequence ATGTTCAACGCCTTCCTGATGGGCGTGGTGGAGGGGCTGACCGAGTTCCTTCCCATCTCCTCCACCGGCCACCTGATCCTGCTGGGGGAGTTGCTGGATTTCCAGGGCCCGCCTGGCAAGGTCTTCGAGATCTCGATCCAGCTCGGCGCCATCCTCGCCGTCATCCTCGTCTTCTGGCGCAAGCTGTGGGACGTGGCCCGCGGCATGTGGAAGCCGCGCACGCCCGAGCGCTATTTCGCGGTGAACATCGCGCTCGCCTTCCTGCCGGCAATGGTGATCGGCGCCACGCTGCACGGCACCATCACGGCGCTGCTGTTCAACCCCTGGGTGGTCAGCATCGCGCTGATCGTCGGCGGCATCGCGATCATCGTGATCGAGCGCACCATTCGCGTGCCCACCATTCGCTCCGTGCCGGAGATCGGGCCGCTCGCCGCCATCCTCATCGGCTTCGGCCAGGCGCTGGCGATGATCCCGGGCACCTCGCGCTCGGGGGCGACCATCATCACCGCGCTGCTCTGCGGCGTGGACCGCAAGACGGCGGCGGAGTTCAGCTTCATCCTCGCGATCCCGACCATGCTGGCGGCGGCGGCCTATTCGCTGCTGAAGGCGCGCAACGAGCTCTCCCTGGAGGGAATCGGCCAGATCGGCATCGGCTTCGTCACCGCCTTCGTCGTCGCGCTGGTGACGGTGCGCGCGGTGCTGGCGGTGATCAGCCGCATCGGCTTCACGCCCTTCGGCTGGTACCGCATCGTCATCGGCACGGTGATGTTGGTCGCGCTCAGCCTGGGCTGA
- a CDS encoding DUF6505 family protein — protein MAHLLRTLRLDPSDTLIFPRAAEPGEWAVPGGFQFWDDAPEALSGKRQQAFRSGFLGLSSFGWSTLVEVAEIAPETRAEVLESLAAHIQAEHGAPDRDAARAAAAEELAFAESLCDQPTGTVFALHRSHDEGGEVREAFRTLHRRETPHHDFGALPVFAISQVEEEAPPDSPDLTALIKARK, from the coding sequence ATGGCCCATCTCCTGAGAACCCTGCGCCTCGACCCCTCCGACACGCTGATCTTCCCCCGCGCGGCGGAGCCTGGCGAATGGGCCGTGCCCGGCGGCTTCCAATTCTGGGATGACGCGCCCGAGGCGCTTTCCGGCAAGCGGCAGCAGGCCTTCCGCAGCGGCTTCCTGGGGCTGTCCAGCTTCGGCTGGTCCACCCTGGTCGAGGTGGCCGAGATCGCGCCCGAAACCCGCGCCGAGGTGCTGGAATCGCTGGCCGCCCATATCCAGGCCGAGCATGGCGCGCCCGACCGCGACGCCGCCCGTGCGGCGGCGGCCGAGGAGCTGGCCTTCGCCGAATCCCTCTGCGACCAGCCGACCGGCACCGTCTTCGCCCTGCACCGCAGCCATGACGAGGGCGGTGAGGTGCGCGAGGCCTTCCGCACCCTGCACCGGCGCGAGACGCCGCATCACGATTTCGGTGCCCTGCCGGTCTTCGCCATCTCCCAGGTGGAGGAGGAGGCGCCACCCGATTCCCCCGACCTCACCGCGCTCATCAAGGCCCGCAAATGA
- a CDS encoding DUF6352 family protein — protein sequence MTLLSPGDFWVASGHHLCDLDAEGRLRATPDLWRAFLARPELVPPEEACDAERALHARLMESPLAVVDPAGLADPDAGENWQVFLNFRDKVAAEPTLEAAWLKLFRGNVGGIPPLFLQMLTHLVARAAMEGEGDAFTLRAAECLFRTQRAAITQGATLLADEEVVDARHADGDLGALGRLLTEAGAPPREVELDVLSEENAPGYKARSDAHDMALDIAESRQGQFGLARALERFTRHMFGETVRIKPVPVIEDRNWTWHVGLDAEATRIANALWDGKKVKQADLARILWLGVLEFEDPTRVVKRAQGRPVYLALAMDAAQRVRMKPQNLVSGLPLVEAEKAA from the coding sequence ATGACGCTCCTTTCCCCCGGTGATTTCTGGGTCGCCTCCGGCCATCACCTCTGCGACCTCGATGCGGAAGGCCGGCTGCGCGCGACGCCCGATCTCTGGCGTGCCTTCCTCGCCCGGCCCGAACTGGTGCCGCCCGAGGAAGCCTGCGATGCCGAGCGCGCGCTGCATGCGCGGCTGATGGAAAGCCCGCTGGCCGTGGTGGATCCGGCCGGCCTGGCCGACCCCGACGCCGGCGAGAACTGGCAGGTCTTCCTGAATTTCCGCGACAAGGTCGCCGCCGAGCCGACGCTGGAGGCCGCCTGGCTCAAGCTCTTCCGGGGCAATGTCGGCGGCATCCCGCCGCTGTTCCTGCAGATGCTGACCCACCTCGTCGCCCGCGCCGCGATGGAGGGCGAGGGCGACGCCTTCACGCTCCGCGCCGCCGAATGCCTCTTCCGCACCCAGCGCGCCGCCATCACCCAGGGTGCGACCCTGCTGGCCGATGAGGAGGTGGTGGATGCCCGCCACGCCGATGGCGATCTCGGCGCACTTGGCCGCCTGCTGACCGAGGCCGGCGCCCCGCCCCGCGAGGTGGAGCTGGACGTGCTGAGCGAGGAGAATGCGCCCGGCTACAAGGCGCGCTCCGACGCACATGACATGGCGCTGGACATCGCCGAATCGCGCCAGGGCCAGTTCGGCCTGGCCCGCGCTTTGGAGCGCTTCACGCGGCACATGTTCGGCGAGACGGTGCGGATCAAGCCGGTGCCCGTCATCGAGGACCGCAACTGGACCTGGCATGTCGGCCTGGATGCGGAGGCCACGCGCATCGCGAACGCGCTGTGGGACGGCAAGAAGGTGAAGCAGGCGGACCTCGCCCGCATCCTCTGGCTGGGCGTGCTGGAATTCGAGGATCCGACGCGGGTCGTGAAGCGCGCCCAGGGGCGGCCGGTCTATCTGGCGCTGGCCATGGATGCGGCGCAGCGCGTGCGGATGAAGCCGCAGAACCTGGTGAGCGGCCTGCCGCTGGTGGAAGCGGAGAAGGCGGCATGA
- a CDS encoding 4Fe-4S binding protein, whose translation MTASRIAFVCSCEDTMTLDGKALAKGCAAQGAELRTAEHLCRSQMDRFLKALGENRPVTVACTQEAPLFAQEAEEVGFDAPLDFVNVREHGGWSAEGGEAGPKMAGLLAAAAVPLPGISLVSMTSQGIALILGRDAVALEAARALSDKLDITVLLTGEEPVTPARRVEFPVLRGRARSATGHLGDFTVVVDDTSAASPASRGTYLWGEGKNGTQSRCDVILDLSGRPALFHETRQGYLRADPNDAVAVAKAMAAAGELVGTFDKPRFVNFEQGLCAHNRNKKTGCTRCLDLCPTGAITPSGKDWVNVSNEICAGCGACAAVCPTGAIQYALPTADALARRMRAMLLGFAEAGGRDPILLIHDDAHGEALIDALARHGEGLPARVLPLRVNEVSQLDLSLLAGAFAWGAAGLRLLMPARRGHGTEGVFRNLDYLNAALEGMGLGARAAAIETDDPFTLGEALSALKPLRTRWTADSFLPLGAPREVMRQAFRALHGASGATATQVAMPEKAPFGLAKVDTEGCTLCLSCTMVCPTSAFTANPDTPQLRFLEDACVQCGLCAVTCPEKVITLEPRLNFAPEAARPMVVKEEPPAECPSCGKLFGMKSSVERVKAKLVASGHWMFQDPARLAMLDLCEDCRVTAATNAALDPYATTERPKTKTTEDYLHEAERAKKLN comes from the coding sequence ATGACCGCATCGCGCATCGCCTTTGTGTGCTCCTGCGAGGACACGATGACGCTGGACGGCAAGGCCCTCGCCAAGGGCTGCGCCGCCCAGGGGGCCGAGCTGCGCACCGCCGAGCATCTCTGCCGCAGCCAGATGGACCGCTTCCTCAAGGCTCTGGGCGAGAACCGCCCGGTCACCGTCGCCTGCACGCAGGAGGCGCCGCTCTTCGCGCAGGAAGCCGAAGAAGTGGGATTCGACGCCCCGCTCGACTTCGTGAACGTCCGCGAGCATGGCGGCTGGAGCGCCGAGGGCGGCGAGGCGGGGCCGAAGATGGCGGGCCTGCTGGCCGCCGCCGCCGTGCCGCTGCCGGGCATCTCGCTGGTGTCGATGACCAGCCAGGGCATCGCGCTGATCCTGGGCCGCGATGCGGTGGCGCTGGAGGCGGCGCGCGCCCTCTCGGACAAGCTCGACATCACCGTGCTGCTGACCGGCGAGGAGCCGGTGACCCCCGCCCGCCGGGTGGAATTCCCGGTGTTGCGTGGCCGCGCGCGCTCGGCCACCGGGCATCTCGGCGATTTCACCGTGGTGGTGGACGACACCTCCGCCGCCTCGCCCGCCTCGCGCGGCACCTATCTCTGGGGCGAGGGCAAAAACGGCACGCAGAGCCGCTGCGACGTGATCCTGGACCTCTCCGGCCGCCCCGCCCTCTTCCACGAGACGCGCCAGGGCTACCTCCGCGCTGATCCGAATGACGCGGTGGCGGTGGCCAAGGCCATGGCGGCGGCGGGCGAGCTGGTCGGCACCTTCGACAAGCCGCGTTTCGTGAATTTCGAGCAGGGGCTCTGCGCGCATAACCGCAACAAGAAGACCGGCTGCACGCGGTGCCTGGACCTCTGCCCGACCGGCGCCATCACGCCCTCCGGCAAGGATTGGGTGAACGTCTCCAACGAGATCTGTGCCGGCTGCGGCGCCTGCGCCGCCGTCTGCCCGACCGGCGCCATCCAATACGCGCTGCCCACCGCCGATGCGCTGGCGCGGCGCATGCGCGCCATGCTGCTGGGCTTCGCCGAGGCCGGCGGGCGCGATCCCATCCTGCTCATTCATGACGACGCGCATGGCGAGGCGCTGATCGATGCCCTCGCCCGCCATGGCGAAGGCCTGCCCGCCCGCGTGCTGCCGCTGCGCGTGAATGAGGTGAGTCAGCTCGATCTCTCGCTGCTGGCCGGCGCCTTCGCCTGGGGTGCGGCTGGGCTGCGCCTGCTGATGCCGGCGCGGCGCGGCCACGGGACCGAGGGCGTGTTCCGCAACCTCGACTATCTCAACGCCGCGCTGGAGGGCATGGGCCTGGGCGCCCGCGCCGCCGCGATCGAGACGGATGACCCCTTCACCCTGGGCGAGGCGCTGTCCGCGCTGAAGCCGCTGCGCACCCGCTGGACGGCGGATAGCTTCCTGCCGCTCGGCGCCCCGCGCGAGGTGATGCGCCAGGCCTTCCGCGCCCTGCATGGCGCGAGCGGGGCCACCGCGACCCAGGTGGCGATGCCGGAGAAGGCGCCCTTCGGCCTCGCCAAGGTGGACACCGAGGGCTGCACCCTCTGCCTCTCCTGCACCATGGTCTGCCCGACCTCGGCCTTCACCGCCAATCCGGACACGCCGCAGCTGCGCTTCCTGGAGGATGCCTGCGTGCAATGCGGCCTCTGCGCCGTGACCTGCCCGGAGAAGGTGATCACGCTGGAACCGCGCCTGAACTTCGCGCCCGAGGCCGCGCGGCCGATGGTGGTGAAGGAGGAGCCGCCGGCGGAATGCCCCTCCTGCGGCAAGCTCTTCGGCATGAAGTCGAGCGTCGAGCGGGTGAAGGCGAAGCTCGTCGCCTCCGGCCACTGGATGTTCCAGGACCCGGCGCGCCTCGCGATGCTGGACCTCTGCGAGGATTGCCGCGTGACAGCGGCGACAAACGCCGCGCTCGACCCCTATGCCACCACCGAGCGCCCGAAGACCAAGACGACCGAGGATTATCTGCACGAGGCGGAGCGGGCAAAGAAGCTGAATTGA
- a CDS encoding DUF3305 domain-containing protein has translation MSEAALPSELTIPVAILAERRPGVTIWQSHVWRALAVLEEAPPVPAWTRLREENGREVFFAGTAEVKLHRTDTPNYKDNLEAAEPRIWVVLRDTPEGMSIQAVTVDPGEAEIYTEGPSDLIEALPLPPGLAVLLASFVATHHVEREFHKRKRDRQDIDSLGRKGRV, from the coding sequence ATGAGCGAAGCGGCACTCCCCTCCGAACTCACCATCCCCGTGGCCATCCTGGCCGAGCGCCGGCCGGGCGTGACCATCTGGCAGTCCCATGTCTGGCGCGCCCTGGCCGTGCTGGAGGAGGCGCCGCCCGTTCCCGCCTGGACCAGATTGCGCGAGGAGAATGGCCGAGAGGTCTTCTTCGCCGGCACGGCGGAGGTGAAGCTCCATCGCACCGACACGCCCAACTACAAGGACAATCTGGAAGCCGCCGAGCCGCGCATCTGGGTGGTGCTGCGCGACACGCCGGAGGGCATGAGCATCCAGGCCGTGACGGTGGATCCCGGCGAGGCCGAGATCTACACCGAAGGCCCCTCCGACCTGATCGAGGCGCTGCCGCTGCCACCCGGCCTCGCCGTGCTGCTGGCGAGCTTCGTCGCGACCCATCACGTCGAGCGCGAATTCCACAAGCGCAAGCGCGACCGGCAGGACATCGATTCGCTGGGCCGGAAGGGCCGCGTGTGA
- a CDS encoding molecular chaperone TorD family protein, which yields MDRGTQTGGLDAAIAAAGGMEAFQSALNVARRTVFLWKQQGVPAERVPEIEAATGISRHALRPDLWPAPSAQAADPLREGRANLYALLGHLLSDVPDPALLARLTAIPADDSPIGRALGALAAAARAAEPAALEREYHELFIGLGRGELLPYASYYLTGFLHERPLAELRSDLKRLGIARSAGVHEPEDHIAFLCEVMAGLLRGGVPEEADAMFQRHIRPWAMRCFSDLCVAQAAVFYRPVGELGRALMDVELAAAELPA from the coding sequence ATGGACCGGGGAACACAGACAGGCGGGCTAGACGCAGCCATCGCCGCGGCTGGGGGCATGGAAGCCTTCCAGTCGGCGCTCAATGTCGCGCGCCGCACGGTCTTCCTCTGGAAACAACAGGGTGTTCCCGCCGAACGCGTGCCCGAGATCGAGGCCGCGACCGGCATCTCGCGCCACGCCCTGCGCCCCGACCTCTGGCCCGCCCCCTCGGCCCAGGCGGCCGATCCGCTGCGCGAGGGCCGCGCCAACCTCTACGCCCTGCTCGGCCATCTGCTGAGCGACGTGCCGGACCCTGCCCTGCTCGCGCGTCTCACCGCCATCCCGGCGGATGACTCGCCCATCGGCCGCGCGCTGGGCGCGCTCGCCGCCGCCGCCCGCGCGGCCGAGCCCGCGGCGCTGGAGCGCGAGTATCACGAGCTCTTCATCGGCCTGGGGCGCGGCGAGTTGCTGCCCTACGCCTCCTACTACCTGACCGGCTTCCTGCATGAGCGCCCGCTCGCCGAGCTGCGCTCCGACCTCAAGCGGCTGGGCATTGCCCGCTCCGCCGGGGTGCATGAGCCCGAGGACCACATCGCCTTCCTCTGTGAGGTGATGGCGGGCCTGCTCCGCGGCGGCGTCCCGGAGGAGGCCGATGCGATGTTCCAGCGGCATATCCGCCCCTGGGCGATGCGCTGCTTCAGCGATTTGTGCGTGGCCCAGGCGGCGGTGTTCTACCGGCCCGTCGGCGAATTGGGCCGCGCGCTGATGGATGTGGAATTGGCCGCGGCCGAGCTGCCGGCCTGA